In Manduca sexta isolate Smith_Timp_Sample1 chromosome 23, JHU_Msex_v1.0, whole genome shotgun sequence, one DNA window encodes the following:
- the LOC115450623 gene encoding stress response protein NST1 isoform X3 → MEVQNKSTEIRCQEMSKGGLAYEVILAEPVGVPVPRRADSPEKTPSVEEIQEKLKAAEERRRNLEASKMAAIAQKMAKIEEASRIRSEQTNNFIAATKEALDAKMETHEEKREAFINELRARLKDHLEGVEKTRLTLEQQTAEVYKAIEDKMTTAADKRDENIKKMLERLREHEEQVRKVRAGNQERFQQLESAIQEKLQQAADRRLLLEAEQKEKLRNHNIKLAEVRSAATAKVEEITKDIETKLTTAEQNREKEIQKKLDFVKKEERRAELVRQNKSARTESGAAAGVAGGAAGSG, encoded by the exons CCACCGAGATCCGTTGCCAAGAGATGTCCAAGGGCGGTCTGGCGTACGAGGTTATCCTGGCCGAGCCGGTGGGCGTGCCAGTCCCTCGCCGCGCCGATTCGCCAGAGAAGACACCATCCGTCGAAGAGATCCAGGAGAAACTGAAGGCCGCTGAGGAAAGGAGACGT AACTTGGAAGCCAGCAAGATGGCGGCCATAGCTCAGAAGATGGCCAAGATCGAGGAGGCGTCGCGCATCCGTAGCGAGCAGACGAACAACTTTATCGCGGCCACCAAGGAGGCGCTCGATGCCAAGATGGAAACTCACGAGGAGAAGCGCGAGGCGTTCATTAACGAACTGCGTGCTCGCCTCAAGGACCATCTCGAGGGAGTTGAGAAGACCAG ACTGACTCTGGAACAGCAGACCGCCGAAGTGTACAAGGCGATCGAGGACAAGATGACCACCGCCGCCGACAAGCGCGACGAGAACATCAAGAAGATGCTCGAACGCCTGCGCGAACAT GAGGAGCAGGTCCGCAAGGTGCGCGCCGGCAACCAGGAGCGATTCCAGCAGCTCGAGAGCGCCATCCAGGAGAAGCTGCAGCAGGCCGCCGACCGCCGTCTGCTCCTTGAGGCCGAGCAGAAGGAGAAACTGCGCAACCAC AACATTAAGCTGGCCGAGGTCCGTTCTGCCGCCACCGCCAAAGTAGAAGAGATCACCAAGGACATCGAAACCAAACTCACCACCGCCGAGCAGAACAGGGAAAAGGAGATCCAGAAAAAATTGGACTTTGTCAAGAAAGAG GAGCGGCGCGCGGAGCTGGTGCGGCAGAACAAGAGCGCGCGCACGGagagcggcgcggcggcgggagTGGCGGGCGGCGCCGCGGGCTCGGGCTAG
- the LOC115450623 gene encoding stress response protein NST1 isoform X2, whose product MLIGLVRDSVMQCFCHSCRAPVLPAAHRRSAPVKKPVGKPRTKQPKKVKFITTEIRCQEMSKGGLAYEVILAEPVGVPVPRRADSPEKTPSVEEIQEKLKAAEERRRNLEASKMAAIAQKMAKIEEASRIRSEQTNNFIAATKEALDAKMETHEEKREAFINELRARLKDHLEGVEKTRLTLEQQTAEVYKAIEDKMTTAADKRDENIKKMLERLREHEEQVRKVRAGNQERFQQLESAIQEKLQQAADRRLLLEAEQKEKLRNHNIKLAEVRSAATAKVEEITKDIETKLTTAEQNREKEIQKKLDFVKKEERRAELVRQNKSARTESGAAAGVAGGAAGSG is encoded by the exons ATGCTGATAGGACTTGTTCGCGATTCGGTGATGCAGTGCTTCTGCCACTCATGCCGCGCGCCCGTATTACCAGCAG CGCACCGGCGGTCAGCCCCGGTTAAAAAGCCCGTCGGCAAGCCAAGGACCAAGCAGCCCAAGAAGGTTAAATTCATCA CCACCGAGATCCGTTGCCAAGAGATGTCCAAGGGCGGTCTGGCGTACGAGGTTATCCTGGCCGAGCCGGTGGGCGTGCCAGTCCCTCGCCGCGCCGATTCGCCAGAGAAGACACCATCCGTCGAAGAGATCCAGGAGAAACTGAAGGCCGCTGAGGAAAGGAGACGT AACTTGGAAGCCAGCAAGATGGCGGCCATAGCTCAGAAGATGGCCAAGATCGAGGAGGCGTCGCGCATCCGTAGCGAGCAGACGAACAACTTTATCGCGGCCACCAAGGAGGCGCTCGATGCCAAGATGGAAACTCACGAGGAGAAGCGCGAGGCGTTCATTAACGAACTGCGTGCTCGCCTCAAGGACCATCTCGAGGGAGTTGAGAAGACCAG ACTGACTCTGGAACAGCAGACCGCCGAAGTGTACAAGGCGATCGAGGACAAGATGACCACCGCCGCCGACAAGCGCGACGAGAACATCAAGAAGATGCTCGAACGCCTGCGCGAACAT GAGGAGCAGGTCCGCAAGGTGCGCGCCGGCAACCAGGAGCGATTCCAGCAGCTCGAGAGCGCCATCCAGGAGAAGCTGCAGCAGGCCGCCGACCGCCGTCTGCTCCTTGAGGCCGAGCAGAAGGAGAAACTGCGCAACCAC AACATTAAGCTGGCCGAGGTCCGTTCTGCCGCCACCGCCAAAGTAGAAGAGATCACCAAGGACATCGAAACCAAACTCACCACCGCCGAGCAGAACAGGGAAAAGGAGATCCAGAAAAAATTGGACTTTGTCAAGAAAGAG GAGCGGCGCGCGGAGCTGGTGCGGCAGAACAAGAGCGCGCGCACGGagagcggcgcggcggcgggagTGGCGGGCGGCGCCGCGGGCTCGGGCTAG
- the LOC115450623 gene encoding stress response protein NST1 isoform X1: MLIGLVRDSVMQCFCHSCRAPVLPAVAHRRSAPVKKPVGKPRTKQPKKVKFITTEIRCQEMSKGGLAYEVILAEPVGVPVPRRADSPEKTPSVEEIQEKLKAAEERRRNLEASKMAAIAQKMAKIEEASRIRSEQTNNFIAATKEALDAKMETHEEKREAFINELRARLKDHLEGVEKTRLTLEQQTAEVYKAIEDKMTTAADKRDENIKKMLERLREHEEQVRKVRAGNQERFQQLESAIQEKLQQAADRRLLLEAEQKEKLRNHNIKLAEVRSAATAKVEEITKDIETKLTTAEQNREKEIQKKLDFVKKEERRAELVRQNKSARTESGAAAGVAGGAAGSG, translated from the exons ATGCTGATAGGACTTGTTCGCGATTCGGTGATGCAGTGCTTCTGCCACTCATGCCGCGCGCCCGTATTACCAGCAG TAGCGCACCGGCGGTCAGCCCCGGTTAAAAAGCCCGTCGGCAAGCCAAGGACCAAGCAGCCCAAGAAGGTTAAATTCATCA CCACCGAGATCCGTTGCCAAGAGATGTCCAAGGGCGGTCTGGCGTACGAGGTTATCCTGGCCGAGCCGGTGGGCGTGCCAGTCCCTCGCCGCGCCGATTCGCCAGAGAAGACACCATCCGTCGAAGAGATCCAGGAGAAACTGAAGGCCGCTGAGGAAAGGAGACGT AACTTGGAAGCCAGCAAGATGGCGGCCATAGCTCAGAAGATGGCCAAGATCGAGGAGGCGTCGCGCATCCGTAGCGAGCAGACGAACAACTTTATCGCGGCCACCAAGGAGGCGCTCGATGCCAAGATGGAAACTCACGAGGAGAAGCGCGAGGCGTTCATTAACGAACTGCGTGCTCGCCTCAAGGACCATCTCGAGGGAGTTGAGAAGACCAG ACTGACTCTGGAACAGCAGACCGCCGAAGTGTACAAGGCGATCGAGGACAAGATGACCACCGCCGCCGACAAGCGCGACGAGAACATCAAGAAGATGCTCGAACGCCTGCGCGAACAT GAGGAGCAGGTCCGCAAGGTGCGCGCCGGCAACCAGGAGCGATTCCAGCAGCTCGAGAGCGCCATCCAGGAGAAGCTGCAGCAGGCCGCCGACCGCCGTCTGCTCCTTGAGGCCGAGCAGAAGGAGAAACTGCGCAACCAC AACATTAAGCTGGCCGAGGTCCGTTCTGCCGCCACCGCCAAAGTAGAAGAGATCACCAAGGACATCGAAACCAAACTCACCACCGCCGAGCAGAACAGGGAAAAGGAGATCCAGAAAAAATTGGACTTTGTCAAGAAAGAG GAGCGGCGCGCGGAGCTGGTGCGGCAGAACAAGAGCGCGCGCACGGagagcggcgcggcggcgggagTGGCGGGCGGCGCCGCGGGCTCGGGCTAG
- the LOC115450623 gene encoding stathmin-4 isoform X4, which translates to MLIGLVRDSVMQCFCHSCRAPVLPAVAHRRSAPVKKPVGKPRTKQPKKVKFITTEIRCQEMSKGGLAYEVILAEPVGVPVPRRADSPEKTPSVEEIQEKLKAAEERRRNLEASKMAAIAQKMAKIEEASRIRSEQTNNFIAATKEALDAKMETHEEKREAFINELRARLKDHLEGVEKTRLTLEQQTAEVYKAIEDKMTTAADKRDENIKKMLERLREHEEQVRKVRAGNQERFQQLESAIQEKLQQAADRRLLLEAEQKEKLRNHERRAELVRQNKSARTESGAAAGVAGGAAGSG; encoded by the exons ATGCTGATAGGACTTGTTCGCGATTCGGTGATGCAGTGCTTCTGCCACTCATGCCGCGCGCCCGTATTACCAGCAG TAGCGCACCGGCGGTCAGCCCCGGTTAAAAAGCCCGTCGGCAAGCCAAGGACCAAGCAGCCCAAGAAGGTTAAATTCATCA CCACCGAGATCCGTTGCCAAGAGATGTCCAAGGGCGGTCTGGCGTACGAGGTTATCCTGGCCGAGCCGGTGGGCGTGCCAGTCCCTCGCCGCGCCGATTCGCCAGAGAAGACACCATCCGTCGAAGAGATCCAGGAGAAACTGAAGGCCGCTGAGGAAAGGAGACGT AACTTGGAAGCCAGCAAGATGGCGGCCATAGCTCAGAAGATGGCCAAGATCGAGGAGGCGTCGCGCATCCGTAGCGAGCAGACGAACAACTTTATCGCGGCCACCAAGGAGGCGCTCGATGCCAAGATGGAAACTCACGAGGAGAAGCGCGAGGCGTTCATTAACGAACTGCGTGCTCGCCTCAAGGACCATCTCGAGGGAGTTGAGAAGACCAG ACTGACTCTGGAACAGCAGACCGCCGAAGTGTACAAGGCGATCGAGGACAAGATGACCACCGCCGCCGACAAGCGCGACGAGAACATCAAGAAGATGCTCGAACGCCTGCGCGAACAT GAGGAGCAGGTCCGCAAGGTGCGCGCCGGCAACCAGGAGCGATTCCAGCAGCTCGAGAGCGCCATCCAGGAGAAGCTGCAGCAGGCCGCCGACCGCCGTCTGCTCCTTGAGGCCGAGCAGAAGGAGAAACTGCGCAACCAC GAGCGGCGCGCGGAGCTGGTGCGGCAGAACAAGAGCGCGCGCACGGagagcggcgcggcggcgggagTGGCGGGCGGCGCCGCGGGCTCGGGCTAG